From the genome of Anopheles funestus chromosome 2RL, idAnoFuneDA-416_04, whole genome shotgun sequence:
GCGTAACGATCTCCGCATGGCAAGCTGGGCAGATAACTTGGGCCGGTTCAGGTCCAGTCGTTGCTGACACTACGCGTGTAGCAGGAATGTAAGGAGGAGCggatgctttaaaaaaaagagaaagcttGGTTATAATAGCActaataatagaaaaatacaCTATGCAGCACGATGCACTTTATAACCCTAAACTAACCCATTTTATCCATCGAAAGCTTAATGGAAATCGTGTTTCAATGTGAAAGAACAGTTCTGATCTCTTGGAACGATGCTGAATAACTGACGTGTTAAAAATCCTGCAAGTCTTTGCGAAGCCCGTCTCATTGTGttgatatttttccttccaaagtACTGGAAACAGCGATTCTGACTGAAAAGAAGATCTGTTCTGGTATTATGAAGTTGAATGTGGCAGAGAGAGACAAGTATTCGGTTTCGAATGAAGAAGAACGGAAACGAAGGAAAGTCGAATGGCATATGCTTAGAACAGCAGAAAAATGATCGCTACAATGTGTTCCTCCTTTCCTGAAAGTGTTTGGATGGCAGTGTTTGGATTACAATCGGGACCGACAAATTAAAAACTAGCGAATGTGGTCGTCCACCATAAAGAATCAAAACAACCAACGTTAACCAATAAGTTGATCTTGAATGCACTTTCTTGagcttggttttgtttatttagatTGTTACGCAGTTATATTATACGAAATGTGCAGTTGCACTGTATCGGATTGAAGGTGTCAGAAGACATACTTCAAATGCTATAAGAATCATATTTAATACAATTTCACTGATATGCTTCTAATTTGTGGTTTTGCATGTGTACGTTTTCTGTGGTTTTGCAAGTGATGCTGTTTATGATGCGTAATAACTGCGTCAATTGAAAGTTATTTTCAGTAACTTTCCAACTGACAAAGTTTATTAAACGGTTCAATCCCAAAAGAAAGATTTGAAGCATCATTTAGTAAATGTTGTCTGTGTTGTGTGTTAGTAAACAATGTTATCTATTGAGGAATAGATACGTGATACTATCAACAAAATGGTCACCACATCCATTCTAGCAAACGTAGCAATAGTGTCCACATTTAATACCTTCTTTACATAgtaataataaacataatgattaatattaaaacaaattgaaatcgCTTGAAATATCCTAATTTTTCGAACAGGTAATTAGTACTAATTGCTCCTTTATTTCTACACTTACcataaacacaaaagaaaagtttgataaaaaattgATCAAATGTTAAAGTTCTGTTTTATGAGTTATTCCAttagcaataaataaattttttatataaatttttaatcaaaatgaTGCTTTGAGAtttagaaaataaagaaacttgttggaagtatttttttaatttgagaaaaaaataacgaaaatctaaaacaaaatttatgaaaacggaaaaattaGTTAATTATTGCGCTTTTATGTTAAATTCATGCAGGCggaactaaacaaaacaaacttctttacataaaaatttgctagcatttttttgtatttacttATCAAGTACTGTGGCTATTTGGCGATGTTACTTAGGCCTAGCCTTATATATCTTAAATTGATTCCATATGAGTCGTGCATGGTCAAGCGCCATCATCCCTTAAATGTAGATAAATGTACCTACCTTTCTGAGGGGTGAATCAACGCCTTCACTTCACATTAATTTGAGTCTTCCACTGTGGCGGGTTGTTCATTTTGATTGACATTTGTTATATCATCATTCAACTCAAAGAGACAGTCGTAACAGCCTTATCACCTTCCTATAGAGTTAATTATTATTcttgaaaacaaattgaagCTATCTTCGAACAAACAACTGATATCGGAAGCAAGAGAATTCGGAAATTTCTAACGATTTTGAGAACATAAATccattgaaaacaatttattttgcgGTGTATCACATAAGGTGAATGAAGTATATTTGTATAAattcagatttttttctaaCTTAACGTAATATTTCCCCGGTGCAGTTTCGTTTTGAATGCATTATTGtgcacattttgtttgttttaaaaaaacaactttgttAAACAATCACACAACTAGGCAATTAAATAACTAACCCCACGTTATTTATGCTgcaattttcacttttcactgaCGCATTCTCACAATGGTTTTGCTTGCACTAACATCGATCGTCCTTCAATGTTTGTACGAGCCGATGAATGTGTTGCATCTTGGACAGTAATGGTTGGCGTCTCGGCACGATTTGCAGCAGTACGGTAAGCATAAACAGGGCCAACACACGATCCAAAGCAGTAGGGCGCAGGCGTGAGTGGATGTCGTCGATTCGTGCTTCACTTTCGTGCGTACCGTAGCATGGCAGGATGGGCAGGTGATCGTCATTGGGTCGGGGCCGACCTGTGGGTTCGTCACTATGATGGTAGCTGCGGGTGTGGAGAAAAATGGtggtgaaaatgtaaacagtTTCAATGCTACCGGTAAACAGATGCGCTTGAAATAATAGCAAAAGCTCGCTTTGGTGGTAGAGCGGTGTACTTACTCATTTTACGTTGTGCACTTGGCGGTAGCTTTACGTCAACTAGGTCGTTTGACTGTAAATAGCGTCTGTTATATTGTACGGCAGGTTAACGtaggttttctaccaactacCTAGCGCTGTATCGTATGTTTGCTTCACGATCCATTGCATTGCAAGGAGGTGGTTAAAAGCGCCctacaaaagaaacataaaaaagttcCTTCAAATTAGATGCGTGCAAACGAAGAGCACCTTTGTGAAGGGAAACTAACTACAAACTGTTCaatttattaatatatttttaatagtaAAATAAGGCCAAGCGGCATTACgtttaataaatttgattattgataaattttaataatacgttttattcataaaactattatttaattttatgaaacTATTTTTTCCATAACTTTTCTCAATAAGCAAAGAAACGTAAAACCTTAACGTTGTGATAACCAACTCAAACAAACGCACACTTGCACGTTACCAAACAGGCTTGGTGATTCATCTTTGCCGTTGAAAGAAGATAGTTCTCACGGCGCATTGTGATAAGGGCTATCAAAATACGAGCATTGGGGTGTTCTACTCTAAAAGCGTATTGGTTGAAACCTTTCAGTGCAAAGATTTGCTCTGTGTGAAACTTTTAATTAGTCACTTCGCATTCGCCAATGAGTCATGTCGTTGATTACTGAATGTACTGAATTTGGAAATCATGCGTGCGTCCACGACgggtaaaaatatttcacgcgTTAATGTAAGCAAGTGTGGAGGATGTTAAATTGGAATTAGTAGGATTGAACGTTTATACATGACATTTCTACAtttgattaattgaataacAAATTAAAGCTCATCTTCTATGTTTTCCTACTcgacatttatttattaacatattatatatacatttttcaatatccttCAACACTCCTATGAAGAATACTATGCGGCTGCAATGCACACTTATTCTGGTCAACGATCCCTCAACTGATTTACATGTTCAGAACAACTGATTAATGCTTTATTATAAATGAACAAGGGcaatattatgtttttaatttattacccGTGACCTTAAGGTTAGGTTTGATTGGAAACTTAATCTTCGCATGTACTTTCAAGCTGTCATTTGAAAGGTTAATAGAATGCTAAGGTTCATTATTCTACCCCTACACTGtcgtttgtttgattgattcTCAAGTTCAATTTTACTTTGCACTAACCATATTGTTTAATGACATTTATCTGGTATAAtacataataattaattttgtcGTCAGAATACATTAATCTGAAAACAAAAGctgtgaacaattttttttcatccgatgtgttttaaatgttgtgATTTTAAATACTTATATCTTCTTAAAATCCGGAGATTACATTACACCTACAGAGAATTACATATATTGTACATATTTTGCGCTTAATACATCATATAACGTTAAAGATCCTTAAGCTCAGAAGAGATAGGTCGTTAAATCAAAACGAAATGTGTTCATTATTTTAAGATCAGTAGATTTCAACAAACATTTCTTAAGATTACTATTATATTTTGGAAGATCTTGTATACACTAGATGGGTTACATGGAGCGTGATATAACTatagaatcttttttttgcgaaaaaaactaaacattgaAGAGATAGGTAaagcaaaattataaaacaaaatcatctgaAATAagagtttttaatttcaatcgaAACTGTTGgccttttaattaaaatgtttccttctAGATGGGAACTCAAACGCAAAATATTTGAGTGTTCGATATTACTTAAGTTGaaagttgttaaaataaaaaaaaaacagtacggTCATGCCGTTctacacgaataaaaaaaaattggaaaaatttaatttctcaaACGTGAAATATAAAGTGATAAAGCTAGCTGGATTCACAAAGCAAGAGAGTTCATCtggtgaaaaaataaagtattcGAGGGCTTAAGAAGCTTCGGAATTTAGTAAAGTAGTAGAATAGTATTTGCTATGAAATTTATGTAATAAATGGgtagcaaaaaattaaattaacagttTGCCTTGTATGGATTTTAAAGCGATTGAAGGGTAAAGTAATGCAACCACCTGCGAGTGTTCGAGGGCGAGCCTGATCATCGCTCCCGAGGCTTAAGACTATAGACTTTAGTGATGGGAACTACGGAGTGAAATTTAGAATAAACTCCGACTACGGAGTTGGAAAACCGAATTCGACTCAAACAAAATCCGGCTTGGACCTCAAATTACTCTGGAGTCAACTTCGGAGTCAGTTCCGGGTTCAGCTCGCGTATTTCTCCTGGGCCAAAACCTGAATTGCATGAgatatcaatttcaatttctgtATTCCTGATAAATGCTGAATTTTTCGTAACTTTCAATTGGTATTGGTATTGAGTAGTAAGGTTTTGACACCTACGTTGTCATCGAttactttatttaaataaatttcttacTGCCGTTCATATGTGGGAATACGTCCTGTGCCGACTCCGGCATGACTAGGAGTTGGATTACAACGACTCCgagaaaaaacatattttatccaTCACAACTATGGTTGCAAGCACTTGAGCAAAGATTTAAAGTTTTACACCGCAtttatagcttttttttgttaaacgatGCAAAATTTCCTTGCTTAACCCAAAAGATTAGCAGTTGCAGCCTTCCGAGACCACTTCGTTTGAATTAATTTCTCAAAGACGACTATTAGTCGCATATTAGTCGAATTCTCCTTCATGAATTCTAGGTAGGTTTCGATAGGTAGCGCCtagattatttaatttttatttaaagatataaaataaatttgtcaaatCTCTATAGGTATACGATAGGTATACGAATTTataattgaataatatttataagcaCCTTGAAGGCGAATTAACGAAAACATATTATTAAGGAGTTAGATAAAACttagttttaaataaacacaaaataaagtaattcaaaaatgttgtaaaGTTGCCTTTTGCTGTACTCACCAAAACCATAGCAAAACGGAGTAAATATAAAGTACGGCCATAGTAATTGATAACACTATTGTGTGCCTACAGATAACAGGCGGTAGTATAACCATATGAGAATGTTAATAGCAGCATGTGGCAGAGAGCAAATGAGCAAAAAGTTCGTTGGTGTTAAGATGAAGGTTGCACATGGAAATCCATTGCGGAGGTTCACGTTTTAAGCGGAATTGCAACGTATGCTTCAAGATGATAAAGCCTTTACGAGACTTTACGCGGAATAGCCATGTTCTGTTTAGAAGAAACCAGCCAAGGGTACAACCTACGCAGTCAACCATTGCGGATGTACGAGAAAGCCAGTTGTGCTTCCCGTTACGCGTTTTGAAACGGAACGAAAGTATCAACAGCGGTTCTTCGATCCATACGTTTGTAAAGGAGACCTCATAGCATCATGATCGCATTAGTCGACGGAAATTCTGTGACAAATCGGAAGGGTCATTGCTACATGCGTCCGATTTCTCAATGACAGCTTGTTTCTCAATGCTTTTTTGCATTGCTCATagaaataaatgtgtttttcacAGGCGATATTAGTGAAGAACACAAACCAGAACTGATCGAAATTAAGCTAGTTGTAATTTCAATGTACGAATAAATAATCGTACCCATTTCTATATATACTGCCCTCATCATGCAACAGTACTAAaggctatttttttatattttcgagCTATGTACATAAAATACACATGTGTAATGTACTAGGTGTAAATGAATTAATCGAGCTAGTAAAACATTTTGACTGCAGCAAGTCACTTTCCACATTGAGCTGACT
Proteins encoded in this window:
- the LOC125760869 gene encoding lipopolysaccharide-induced tumor necrosis factor-alpha factor homolog, which produces MTTIIVTNPQVGPDPMTITCPSCHATVRTKVKHESTTSTHACALLLWIVCWPCLCLPYCCKSCRDANHYCPRCNTFIGSYKH